A region of the Oncorhynchus gorbuscha isolate QuinsamMale2020 ecotype Even-year linkage group LG02, OgorEven_v1.0, whole genome shotgun sequence genome:
AGCAggtcccaaaccatgatgctgccaccacgtttgacagtggggatggtgtgttcagggtgttgcttttacaccaaacataacattttgcattgttgccaaaaagttcaattttggtttcatctgaccagagcaccttcttccacatgtttggtgtgtctcccaggtggcttgtggcaaactttaaacaacactttttatggatatctttaagaaatggctttcttctagccactcttccataaaggccagatttgtgcaatatacgactgattgttgtcctatggacagagtctcccacctcagctgtagatctctgcagttcatccagagtgatcatgggcctcttggctgcatctctgatcagtcttctccttgtatgagctgaaagtttagagggatggccaggtcttggtagatttgcagtggtctgatactccttccatttcaatattatcgcttgcacagtgctccttgggatgtttaaagcttgggaaatctttttgtatccaaatccggctataaacttcacaacagtatctcggacctgcctggtgtgttccttgttcttcatgatgctctctgcgcttttaacggacctctgagactatcacagtgcaggtgcatttatacggagacttgattacacacaggtggattgtatttatcatcattagtcatttaggtcaacattggatcattcagagatcctcactgaacttctggagagagtttgctgcactgaaagtaaaggggctgaataattttgcacacccaatttttcagtttttgatttgttaaaaaagtttgaaatatccaataaatgtcgttccacttcatgattgtgtcccacttgttgttgattcttcacaaaaaaatacagttttatatctttgtttgaagcctgaaatgtggcaaacggtcgcaaagttcaagggggccgaatactttcacactgtaaatgatgtacagtatatcacaaaagtgagtacacccctcattTTTGTCatatgaaaagatatactcaaatatttacaacactgaagaaatgacaccttgctacaatgtaaagtagtgagtgtacagcttgtataacagtgtaaagttgctgtcccctcaaaataactcaacacacagccattaatgtctaaaccgctggcaacaaaattgggcccaattagccattttccctccctggtgtcatgtgactcgttagtgttacaaAGTCTCTGGtatgaatggggagcaggtgtgttacagttggtgtcatcgctctcacactccctcatactgactggtcactggaagttcaacatggcacctcatggcaaagaactctgagaatctttaaaaaataattgttgctctacataaagatggtctgggctataagaagattgccaagaccctgaaactgagctgcagcacggtggccaagaccatacatcggtttaactggacaggttccactcagaacaggcctctccatggtcgaccaaagaagttgagtgcacgtTCTCAGCGTCATATCCtgaggttgtctttgggaaatagacgtatgagtgctgccagcattgctgcagaggttgaaggggtggggggttagcctgtcagtgctcagaccatacgccATACACTGCATtaaattggtctgcatggctgttGTCCCAGaaaggaagcctcttctaaagatgatgcacaagaaagcccacaaacagtttgctgaagacaagcagaccaaggacatggattactggaaccatgtcctgtggtctgatgagaccaagataaacttatttggttcagatggtgtgaagtgtgtgtggcagcaaccaggtgaggagtacaaagacaagtgtgtcttgcctacagtcaaacatggtggtgggagtgtcatggtctggggctgcatgagtgctgccggcactggggagcaacagttcattgagggaaccatgaatgccaacatgtactgtgacatactgaagcagagcatgatcccctcccttTGGAGACTGGGCCGCAtggcagtattccaacatgataacgactccaaacacacctccaagacgaccactaccttgctaaagaagctgagggttaaggtgatggactggccaagcatgtctccagacctaaaccctattgagcatctgtggggcatcctcaaacggaaggtggaggagtgctaggtctctaacatccaccagctctgtgatgtcgtcatggaggagtggaagaggactccagtggcaacctgtgaagctctgataaactccatgcccaagagggttaaggcagtgctggaaaatgatggtggccacacaaaatattgacactttgggcccaatttggacattttcacttaggggtgtactcacttttgttgccagcggttaagacattaatggctgtgtgttgagttattttgaggggacagcaaatttacactgttatacaagctgcacactcactactttacattgtagcaaagtgtcatttcttcagtgttgtcacctgaaaagatatactcaaatatttacataATGTGAGGGGTGCACTCACTtttatgatatactgtatgtgtatgtactaTGTAGGCAGATTAAGTGTTAGCGCTAGTAATGTATcaatattttttacaaatgagCTATGACATAGAAAATGAATAGCCAATAgtgctatatcaaatcaaatgttatttgtcacatacacatggttagtagatgttaatgcgaatgtagcGCAATGTTTATGCTAATGACCATGCAGTCATATCTAACAAGTagtctaacaatttcacaacaactaccttatacacacaagtgtaaaggagtgaataagaatatgtacataaaaatatatgaatgagtgatggctgaacggcataggcaagatgcaggagatggtatagagtacagtatatacagtggggagaacaagtatttgatacactgccgattttgcaggttttcctacttacaaagcatgtagaggtctacaatttttatcataggtacacttcaactgtgaaagaCGGAATcgaaaaatcctgaaaatcacattgtatgatttttcaTTACTTAAAAAAATCATACTCATATACCTtagactattggatgttcttataggcactttagtattgccagtgtaacagtatagcttccgttccctctcctcgcccctacctgggctcgaaccaggaacacaacaacagccaccctcagcagcgttacccatgcagagcaaggggaacaactactccaggtctcagagcgagtgacgtttgaaacgctatatAGCGCTAACTAGCAAGCCATTTCACACcacatcgttacaccagcctaatctcgggagttgataggcttgaagtcataaaccgcagagctgctggcaaaacgcacaaaagggctgtttgaatgaatgcttatgagcctgctggtgcctaccatcgctcagtccgactgctctatcaaatcatagacttaattataacataataacacacagaaatgcgagccttaggtcattaatatggttgaatccggaaactatcatctcaaaaacaagacgtttattctttcagtgaaatacggaaccgttccgtattttatttaacaggtggcatccatcagtctaacattgcacaaccttcaatattatgtcataattacgtaaaattctggcaaattagttcgcaaaactgttgcatataccctgactctgcgtgcaatgaacgcaagagaagtgacacaatttcacctggttaatattgcctgctagcctggatttcttttagctaaatatgtaggttttaaaatatatacttctgtgtatagattttaagaaaggcattggtgtttatgatTAGGTAcccgttggagcaacgacagtcctttttggCGAATGCGCTCTACATCAATTATATACAACATAGGGCATGCTAGATAAACTTATACTATCATAaaacatgtgtagttataactagtgattatgattgattaagtttaatgctagctagcaacttaccttggcttcttactgcattcgcgtaacaggcgggctcctcgtgaggcaggtggttagagcgttggactagttaaccgtaaggttgcaaaattgaatccctgagctgacaagataagaatctgtcgttctgcccctgaacaaggcagttaacccacctaaactgtcattgaaaataagaatttgttcttaaccgacttgcctagttaaataaagcttaaataaaggtgtaaaataaacaacaaaaaaaacattgtcaATCGGCGTCCAAAATTACCGATTTCCTATTGTTATAAAAACTTGTAATCGGACATTCCGATtaaattggtcgacctctactcactactctctggagagccttacggttgtgggcggagcaggtgccgtaccaggcggtgatacagcccgacaagatgctttccattgtgcatctgtaaaagtttgagtgtttttggttggcaagccaaatttcttcagcctcctgaggttgaagaggcactgctgtgcCGCCTAcgccacgctgtctgtgtgggtggaccatttcagtttgtctgtgacgccaagtacgccgaggaacttaaaactttccaccttctccactactgtcccgtcgatgtagaTAGGGGAGTGCTCCCTTCTGTTGTTTCcagaagtccacgatcatctcctttgttttattgacattgagtgtgaggttattttcctgacaccacactccgagggccctcacctcctccctgtaggccgtctcgtcgttgttggtaatcaagcctaccactgtaatgtggtctgcaaacttgatgattgagttggaggcgtgcatgaccacgcagtcatgggaGTACAGGAGGGCCGCCCCCTCACCACATGGGGGCGGCCCTTCAGGCAGTCCAGGACCCAGTatcacagggtggggtcgagacccagggccttaatgacgagtttggagggtactatggtgttaaatgctgagctgtagtcgatgaacagcatatTATAGCACAACTTTAGATTTCAAACCATCTCAGAATGGTTTTTACGGTTCTGAAGATTTTAGTGATTTCCTCTCGTTTCGGCCATGCACTGCACCTCACAAAAGGGATTGCTGTACTTGTTATACAGGGTAGTGCTGATAATTTCACATCTAAAAATAGGCATATACACTGATTGTTTAAAGCAAAACCATTTCTGATGGTGAActggaaatcaaaataaatctaTTGTAAGCCCTGTTCAGCAGGTATCGCCAGAAGAGTTGTCTCCAGTAGCTTACTTTTATTTCAGTAAAACACCATTTTCAACAGTGTATAGTTAACAATAAATTACATAGGTTGTCACTAGGGATGCAAATGTCTATCAATTGTTGCAGACTAACCAACCCCCATTAACTTGTTAACAAACATCAAAATAATATTTACGTTCGACCAAGACACTGTTCCTGTTTCATGACTGAGATTTGTTAAATTCTTAAACCAATTTTAATTCCACGAAATTGTGCAAATGAACCTATAGACTGACAAGCATGACCGGCTACTCGTTAATATCCTTAGTTGGCACTCGATTAATAATGCTTAACATCACGTAAGCCTACATTGCATTGGTAAGTGCTCGAAGCTGATCACAGTGCTCAGTTTGAGTAGGCTACTGATATTGCCTGGGGTTGTTCAGCATGCAAAATGACTTTAAGCTCAATGTCAATACCATTATATGCAGTTTGACACTGAAGGAGAGGATGCATCAGTTGACAAAAGATGAGAGGTAGGCCTGTTTTTGGAAAGTAAAAATAATGTAATAtgagcccccccccaaaaaaaaaatgtgaACCGGTGATTCATTTGGTTTGGTTCGGGGTCCGTGGACTGATTCTGTGGACTGATGCACTTCTATCTTTAACATTTGAATcggggaccacacacacacacaccctttaagcCCCCTATGCTCGCACTTTCAAAGTCATTGTAATCTCTTCTAGCCCTGtaagccaaaataatgggcaactgggcattttatacatgaccctaagcatgatggaatgttaattgcttaattcaTGAACCACATCTGTAGAAGCAACTTCTTTCAAAATGTTTCCCCTCATGTACTCGTGTTTTCTTTATATTGagttacctgtatgtgtctgCATAGGCTACTGATCATGTGTCCTCACATTATGCCAGTATTgactctcttcttcctctcaacAGGTGGCCGACATAAAGAGGGTGAACAACCTGATTCAGGAACAGGATATGTTTGCATTGAAATCAATCAAAATCCCTGTGAAGAAACACAGCTTATTGACTAACACGGAACACAGTACCTCAAATTCATCCACACCACAGGACAGACCTACAGCCAGCTCATCTGGTAGGCCACATTTACAGGAATACACTGACTTCCTCAAGGAAGTGGATCATGACATCGAGAGACTGATTCAAACCACAGATGCACAGAATGAGGTCTTTTTAGAGGCCGCAGGGCGGCCACAAAATTTGGGCTACAGAGGCCAGCGCTTGACCAGCTATGGAGCAGACTGGGGCATCCAGTGGTGGAACGCTGTGGTGGCCATGCTCCTGATAGGCATTATCCTGCCTGTCTTTTATGTGGTTTATATCAAAACACAAGACACTGGAGTGCCTGCTGCTGTAGCGACCTCAAACAGCTCAGGGACAGGCCTCAGCACAGAAAGCCCTAGGAACTCTTTTAGCAGCCAGGAAAATGTCCCTCAGTCTGAACGAACCAAACACATAGTTCAGGGAAAGAATGTCTATGGACTTCATGCTTAACGTCACTTTAA
Encoded here:
- the lysmd4 gene encoding lysM and putative peptidoglycan-binding domain-containing protein 4; translated protein: MRRGDLVPRAFQAPVDVHASLDGQVYMFRNGQPNGSAGSSEEEEFNVMALRPRGRQEPDQDRLGSLMLLERDVLVGDNLNKLALQYGCKVADIKRVNNLIQEQDMFALKSIKIPVKKHSLLTNTEHSTSNSSTPQDRPTASSSGRPHLQEYTDFLKEVDHDIERLIQTTDAQNEVFLEAAGRPQNLGYRGQRLTSYGADWGIQWWNAVVAMLLIGIILPVFYVVYIKTQDTGVPAAVATSNSSGTGLSTESPRNSFSSQENVPQSERTKHIVQGKNVYGLHA